A stretch of Litoribacterium kuwaitense DNA encodes these proteins:
- a CDS encoding OsmC family protein has protein sequence MSTNDVQTSWTNGTKGSGVLKTEGIDTNIAIPAALGGSGNGANPKEILVSAANACYTATLVYMLERREIPVEELTINSDVSSSKDEFKIIHYPHVVLAADATEEQAETANRLFEAADKGCDIGNMLRKADVQFAIEGKVTTK, from the coding sequence ATGTCAACGAATGACGTACAAACGAGTTGGACAAATGGAACAAAAGGAAGCGGAGTATTAAAAACAGAGGGAATTGATACAAATATTGCGATCCCAGCTGCATTAGGCGGGAGCGGAAACGGTGCGAACCCTAAAGAAATTCTCGTCTCCGCAGCCAATGCTTGTTATACAGCAACACTCGTGTACATGCTAGAAAGACGAGAGATTCCCGTAGAAGAGCTCACGATCAATTCCGACGTCAGCTCGTCTAAAGATGAATTTAAAATTATCCATTATCCACACGTTGTCTTAGCGGCAGATGCGACAGAAGAACAAGCAGAAACCGCCAATCGTTTGTTTGAAGCAGCGGATAAAGGCTGCGACATCGGCAATATGCTGAGAAAAGCGGACGTCCAGTTTGCTATAGAAGGTAAAGTGACGACGAAATAA
- a CDS encoding DsbA family oxidoreductase, with amino-acid sequence MNVDIWSDIVCPFCYIGKRRLENALAAFPHKEHVTINFKSFELDPNAPLYEGKTYAELLAKKYGMSEAQVKEMTSTMTEQAAQVGLSFHFDDMKPTNTFDAHRLLKLAKSYGKEKDVKEELFYAFFTEGKDVGNRATLAGIAETVGIDRTEAEQMLADELQFANAVRADEREAQSYGVSGVPYFIFNNKYTVSGAQPEETFAGALQKVWEEEQAKSQLQDLSAGDAGMCADGRCAVPEKDTQ; translated from the coding sequence ATGAACGTTGATATTTGGTCTGATATCGTTTGTCCTTTTTGTTATATCGGAAAACGGAGATTGGAAAATGCACTCGCTGCATTTCCTCATAAAGAACATGTAACGATCAATTTTAAAAGTTTCGAACTAGACCCGAATGCGCCCTTATACGAAGGAAAGACATATGCTGAGCTTTTGGCTAAGAAGTATGGCATGAGTGAGGCACAGGTAAAAGAAATGACTTCCACAATGACGGAACAGGCTGCACAAGTCGGTTTGTCGTTTCACTTTGACGACATGAAACCGACGAATACATTTGATGCACATCGCTTGTTGAAGCTTGCCAAATCGTATGGCAAAGAGAAAGACGTCAAAGAAGAGTTGTTTTATGCCTTTTTCACGGAAGGAAAAGATGTCGGTAATCGCGCTACACTTGCCGGTATCGCAGAAACTGTTGGCATTGATCGCACAGAGGCTGAGCAAATGCTTGCTGACGAATTACAGTTTGCGAATGCCGTGCGTGCAGATGAAAGAGAGGCGCAAAGCTACGGTGTGAGCGGGGTCCCTTATTTTATCTTTAACAATAAATATACTGTTTCCGGGGCACAGCCTGAGGAAACCTTTGCCGGAGCACTGCAAAAGGTGTGGGAAGAGGAGCAAGCAAAATCACAGCTCCAAGACCTTTCAGCCGGCGATGCTGGCATGTGTGCTGATGGTCGTTGTGCTGTTCCTGAAAAGGACACTCAATAA
- a CDS encoding TetR/AcrR family transcriptional regulator encodes MSKKQEIILTARELMNSKGYRSTSISDILEASEIGKGQFYYYFSSKYDLGLAVVENVINEWETHFFSIFETSEEPAAKLNEMLDKNLAFYTDDLMMSGCPIGNLACEMSEHDETFRQKIQYVFDRWIGAVEEALTGMVKEGRLDANMDTKKNAQAIVAMVEGGILLMKNQQDAHFLSNVFDVIRAQFNLTES; translated from the coding sequence ATGTCTAAGAAACAAGAAATCATTTTGACGGCGCGAGAATTGATGAATTCAAAAGGATACCGGTCTACATCAATTAGTGATATTCTCGAGGCAAGTGAGATCGGAAAAGGGCAATTTTATTACTATTTTTCCTCGAAGTATGATCTTGGCCTTGCGGTTGTAGAAAATGTCATTAACGAGTGGGAAACGCATTTCTTCTCGATTTTTGAAACGTCAGAGGAACCTGCGGCGAAGCTAAATGAGATGCTTGATAAAAATTTGGCATTTTACACCGATGACCTTATGATGTCAGGCTGCCCGATTGGGAACTTGGCGTGCGAAATGAGTGAGCACGATGAAACGTTCCGCCAAAAAATTCAATACGTATTTGACCGCTGGATCGGGGCTGTTGAAGAGGCGTTAACAGGTATGGTGAAAGAAGGGCGACTGGACGCAAATATGGATACGAAAAAAAACGCTCAAGCGATCGTCGCGATGGTTGAAGGCGGTATTTTGCTCATGAAAAACCAGCAGGACGCGCACTTTTTATCCAATGTGTTTGACGTCATTCGTGCACAGTTCAACCTTACAGAATCGTAG
- a CDS encoding helix-turn-helix transcriptional regulator, with protein MKNRIAELRKERQMTQKDLANVLNVSRQTIISLENGRYNPSILLAHHIAKTFQQTIEDVFILKKETTLRRNK; from the coding sequence ATGAAAAATCGGATTGCCGAATTGCGAAAAGAGCGGCAGATGACCCAAAAAGATCTGGCAAATGTACTCAATGTATCACGCCAGACGATCATTTCATTAGAAAACGGGCGTTATAACCCTTCCATTTTACTCGCACATCATATTGCCAAAACGTTTCAGCAAACGATTGAAGACGTCTTTATTTTGAAGAAGGAAACAACACTGAGGAGGAATAAATGA